A single window of Gossypium hirsutum isolate 1008001.06 chromosome A10, Gossypium_hirsutum_v2.1, whole genome shotgun sequence DNA harbors:
- the LOC107919524 gene encoding monothiol glutaredoxin-S2 — MERVTKLASEKPVVIFSKSSCCMSHTIKTLFYDFGVNPAVHELDEISRGREIEQTLSRLGCNPSVPAVFIGGEFVGGANEVMSLHLNRALIPMLRRVGALWV; from the coding sequence ATGGAGAGAGTGACAAAGTTGGCATCCGAGAAGCCAGTGGTGATCTTCAGCAAGAGTTCGTGTTGCATGTCCCACACCATCAAAACCCTTTTCTACGACTTTGGTGTCAACCCTGCGGTTCACGAACTCGATGAGATTTCTAGAGGACGTGAAATCGAACAAACTCTTTCGAGGCTCGGTTGCAACCCTTCTGTTCCAGCCGTCTTCATTGGTGGAGAATTCGTTGGTGGAGCTAATGAGGTCATGAGTCTTCATCTTAATCGAGCCTTAATTCCAATGCTTAGAAGAGTAGGGGCACTTTGggtttaa
- the LOC107920523 gene encoding acyl-CoA-binding domain-containing protein 6 isoform X1, with amino-acid sequence MFSFSRRRMKLGRVKKVQLSESANGIKSPTRPPKQSNNSNVESAMLAVNHSDELESHCPPAPVINSSGNSENWMVLSVAGETPVPRFNHAATVVGNKMIVVGGESANGLLDDVQVLNFDTFSWTMASSKLYLSPSNLPLKIPSCKGHSLVSWGKKALLVGGRTDPANDKVSVWSFDTETECWSVMEAKGEIPVARSGHTVVRASSVLILFGGEDAKKKKLNDLHMFDLKSLTWLTLQCTGTRPSPRSNHIATLYDDKTLFVFGGASKSRTLNDLYSLDFETMVWSRIKIRGFHPSPRAGCCGILCGTKWYIAGGGSRKKRHAETFIYDILKSEWSVAITPLPSSITTNKGFSLVLVQHKDKDFLVAFGGCKKEPSNQVEVLIIEKNESSMGRRSTLSKSVGQMQFAKCSSSAGPASQMINGSSQSSVASAAKQNLASVIEHGSGRKSLSELTFMDQNHPSENVSLRKQFRIEEEHNTTVRITKNSDDSSSILQATEEKMNQSETGVRISAPGTKISSEFGTECLNPHVEGIANDPVDNDNFVFPEADDRSGALSAPTSIYQFYDTRMASLSRKNGILEVQLATALASRDTAERTLAAALKSKEEMEKKFADAMKEMELLKEKLTGIELAHEEANNLSNIVHSDNVRLEHDVAFLKAVLDDTQKELHSTRGVLAGERARAFQLQVEVFHLKQRLQSMENRAPTPRKPFNV; translated from the exons ATGTTTAGCTTTTCTCGTAGACGCATGAAGCTTGGCAG AGTGAAGAAAGTACAGCTTTCAGAGTCCGCCAATGGAATTAAAAGTCCTACGAGACCGCCCAAACAAAGCAACAATTCAAAT GTTGAGTCTGCTATGCTTGCTGTTAATCATTCTGATGAACTTGAATCCCACTGTCCTCCTGCCCCTGTTATTAATTCATCAGGGAACTCCGAGAATTGGATGGTATTGTCAGTTGCTGGAGAAACGCCTGTGCCACGCtttaat CATGCTGCCACTGTTGTCGGGAACAAGATGATAGTGGTTGGTGGTGAATCTGCAAACGGATTGTTAGATGATGTGCAGGTTCTTAATTTCGACACTTTTTCTTGGACCATGGCATCATCGAAGCTTTACTTGTCGCCAAGCAATCTTCCACTTAAGATTCCTTCATGCAAGGGCCATAGTCTG GTTTCATGGGGGAAAAAGGCCCTCCTGGTTGGAGGCCGAACTGACCCTGCAAATGACAAAGTTTCAG tgtGGTCATTTGATACGGAGACAGAATGCTGGTCAGTTATGGAAGCAAAAGGAGAAATACCG GTTGCTCGAAGTGGTCACACTGTGGTCCGAGCGAGCTCCGTTTTAATCCTTTTTGGTGGTgaagatgctaaaaagaagaaaCTGAATGACTTACACATGTTTGATTTGAAGTCCTTGACGTGGCTCACTCTTCAGTGCAC GGGAACAAGACCATCACCAAGATCCAATCACATAGCAACTCTTTATGATGATAAAACTCTTTTTGTCTTTGGTGGAGCATCAAAATCTCGAACATTGAATGATTTGTACTCACTTGACTTTGAAACG ATGGTATGGTCGAGAATAAAGATACGTGGTTTTCATCCATCTCCAAGAGCTGGTTGCTGTGGAATTCTTTGTGGAACAAAATGGTACATAGCAGGGGGTGGAAGTAGGAAAAAAA GACATGCGGAGACTTTCATCTACGACATTCTCAAGTCTGAGTGGTCTGTGGCCATTACGCCTCTTCCATCCTCCATAACCACTAACAAG GGATTTAGCCTAGTACTCGTGCAGCACAAGGATAAGGATTTTCTTGTTGCATTCGGCGGATGCAAAAAGGAGCCATCAAATCAG GTTGAAGTATTGATCATTGAGAAGAACGAATCATCCATGGGGCGTCGATCTACACTCAGTAAATCTGTGGGACAAATGCAGTTTGCGAAATGTTCATCATCTGCGGGGCCGGCTAGCCAAATGATTAATGGTTCTTCCCAAAGTTCTGTTGCTTCTGCTGCAAAACAAAATTTAGCCTCTGTAATCGAACACGGTTCAGGTAGGAAATCGTTGTCCGAATTGACTTTTATGGATCAAAATCATCCTTCTGAAAATGTCTCACTACGAAAGCAATTTCGTATTGAGGAAGAACACAACACAACTGTTAGAATAACAAAGAATTCAGACGATTCGAGTTCTATTCTGCAG GCAACAGAAGAGAAAATGAATCAGTCTGAAACCGGAGTTAGGATTAGTGCTCCTGGCACAAAAATCAGTTCAGAGTTTGGAACTGAATGTTTAAATCCGCATGTTGAAGGGATCGCAAATGATCCCGTAGATAACGATAATTTTGTGTTTCCGGAAGCAGATGATAGATCAGGAGCCCTGTCGGCTCCTACAAGTATATATCAATTTTACGACACAAGAATGGCTTCCCTAAGTAGAAAAAACGGAATTTTAGAAGTACAATTGGCAACCGCATTGGCAAGCCGAGACACAGCAGAGAGAACTTTAGCTGCAGctctcaagagcaaagaggaaatGGAGAAAAAATTTGCAGACGCGATGAAGGAGATGGAACTGCTAAAAGAGAAACTAACAGGTATAGAACTTGCACATGAAGAAGCCAACAACTTATCTAACATAGTCCACTCAGACAATGTAAGACTTGAACACGATGTGGCTTTCCTTAAGGCTGTTCTTGACGATACTCAAAAG GAGCTTCACTCAACGCGAGGAGTCCTTGCAGGAGAGAGGGCCAGAGCATTCCAGTTACAG GTTGAAGTTTTCCATCTCAAACAAAGGTTGCAATCAATGGAGAACCGAGCACCCACTCCTAGGAAACCATTCAATGTATAG
- the LOC107920523 gene encoding acyl-CoA-binding domain-containing protein 6 isoform X2 has translation MFSFSRRRMKLGRVKKVQLSESANGIKSPTRPPKQSNNSNVESAMLAVNHSDELESHCPPAPVINSSGNSENWMVLSVAGETPVPRFNHAATVVGNKMIVVGGESANGLLDDVQVLNFDTFSWTMASSKLYLSPSNLPLKIPSCKGHSLVSWGKKALLVGGRTDPANDKVSVWSFDTETECWSVMEAKGEIPVARSGHTVVRASSVLILFGGEDAKKKKLNDLHMFDLKSLTWLTLQCTGTRPSPRSNHIATLYDDKTLFVFGGASKSRTLNDLYSLDFETMVWSRIKIRGFHPSPRAGCCGILCGTKWYIAGGGSRKKRHAETFIYDILKSEWSVAITPLPSSITTNKGFSLVLVQHKDKDFLVAFGGCKKEPSNQVEVLIIEKNESSMGRRSTLSKSVGQMQFAKCSSSAGPASQMINGSSQSSVASAAKQNLASVIEHGSDDRSGALSAPTSIYQFYDTRMASLSRKNGILEVQLATALASRDTAERTLAAALKSKEEMEKKFADAMKEMELLKEKLTGIELAHEEANNLSNIVHSDNVRLEHDVAFLKAVLDDTQKELHSTRGVLAGERARAFQLQVEVFHLKQRLQSMENRAPTPRKPFNV, from the exons ATGTTTAGCTTTTCTCGTAGACGCATGAAGCTTGGCAG AGTGAAGAAAGTACAGCTTTCAGAGTCCGCCAATGGAATTAAAAGTCCTACGAGACCGCCCAAACAAAGCAACAATTCAAAT GTTGAGTCTGCTATGCTTGCTGTTAATCATTCTGATGAACTTGAATCCCACTGTCCTCCTGCCCCTGTTATTAATTCATCAGGGAACTCCGAGAATTGGATGGTATTGTCAGTTGCTGGAGAAACGCCTGTGCCACGCtttaat CATGCTGCCACTGTTGTCGGGAACAAGATGATAGTGGTTGGTGGTGAATCTGCAAACGGATTGTTAGATGATGTGCAGGTTCTTAATTTCGACACTTTTTCTTGGACCATGGCATCATCGAAGCTTTACTTGTCGCCAAGCAATCTTCCACTTAAGATTCCTTCATGCAAGGGCCATAGTCTG GTTTCATGGGGGAAAAAGGCCCTCCTGGTTGGAGGCCGAACTGACCCTGCAAATGACAAAGTTTCAG tgtGGTCATTTGATACGGAGACAGAATGCTGGTCAGTTATGGAAGCAAAAGGAGAAATACCG GTTGCTCGAAGTGGTCACACTGTGGTCCGAGCGAGCTCCGTTTTAATCCTTTTTGGTGGTgaagatgctaaaaagaagaaaCTGAATGACTTACACATGTTTGATTTGAAGTCCTTGACGTGGCTCACTCTTCAGTGCAC GGGAACAAGACCATCACCAAGATCCAATCACATAGCAACTCTTTATGATGATAAAACTCTTTTTGTCTTTGGTGGAGCATCAAAATCTCGAACATTGAATGATTTGTACTCACTTGACTTTGAAACG ATGGTATGGTCGAGAATAAAGATACGTGGTTTTCATCCATCTCCAAGAGCTGGTTGCTGTGGAATTCTTTGTGGAACAAAATGGTACATAGCAGGGGGTGGAAGTAGGAAAAAAA GACATGCGGAGACTTTCATCTACGACATTCTCAAGTCTGAGTGGTCTGTGGCCATTACGCCTCTTCCATCCTCCATAACCACTAACAAG GGATTTAGCCTAGTACTCGTGCAGCACAAGGATAAGGATTTTCTTGTTGCATTCGGCGGATGCAAAAAGGAGCCATCAAATCAG GTTGAAGTATTGATCATTGAGAAGAACGAATCATCCATGGGGCGTCGATCTACACTCAGTAAATCTGTGGGACAAATGCAGTTTGCGAAATGTTCATCATCTGCGGGGCCGGCTAGCCAAATGATTAATGGTTCTTCCCAAAGTTCTGTTGCTTCTGCTGCAAAACAAAATTTAGCCTCTGTAATCGAACACGGTTCAG ATGATAGATCAGGAGCCCTGTCGGCTCCTACAAGTATATATCAATTTTACGACACAAGAATGGCTTCCCTAAGTAGAAAAAACGGAATTTTAGAAGTACAATTGGCAACCGCATTGGCAAGCCGAGACACAGCAGAGAGAACTTTAGCTGCAGctctcaagagcaaagaggaaatGGAGAAAAAATTTGCAGACGCGATGAAGGAGATGGAACTGCTAAAAGAGAAACTAACAGGTATAGAACTTGCACATGAAGAAGCCAACAACTTATCTAACATAGTCCACTCAGACAATGTAAGACTTGAACACGATGTGGCTTTCCTTAAGGCTGTTCTTGACGATACTCAAAAG GAGCTTCACTCAACGCGAGGAGTCCTTGCAGGAGAGAGGGCCAGAGCATTCCAGTTACAG GTTGAAGTTTTCCATCTCAAACAAAGGTTGCAATCAATGGAGAACCGAGCACCCACTCCTAGGAAACCATTCAATGTATAG
- the LOC107919675 gene encoding monothiol glutaredoxin-S7, protein MERVTKLASEKSVVIFSKSSCCMSHTIKTLFYDLGVYPAVHELDDIPRGCEIEQTLLRLGCNPSVPAVFIGGELVGGANKIMSLHLNRSLIPMLRQVGALWV, encoded by the coding sequence ATGGAGAGAGTGACAAAGCTGGCATCTGAGAAGTCGGTGGTAATCTTCAGCAAGAGTTCGTGTTGCATGTCCCACACCATCAAAACCCTTTTCTACGACCTCGGGGTTTACCCTGCAGTTCACGAGCTCGATGACATCCCTCGAGGATGCGAAATCGAACAGACACTCCTAAGGCTCGGTTGTAATCCTTCCGTTCCGGCTGTCTTCATTGGTGGTGAACTTGTTGGTGGAGCTAACAAGATCATGAGTCTTCATCTTAATCGGTCCTTAATCCCAATGCTTAGACAAGTGGGAGCCCTTTGGGTTTAA